Below is a genomic region from Phycobacter azelaicus.
GAACGAGGTGCGGGAACCCGTTGCCGATAAAGCTCGTGATCTCGACCAGGGACAGCGGGGCGAGGCCAAGCGCCGCTAGCGTGCTGTTGGCGGCTGCACGAATGTCCGGGGCGCTGTCGATCAGCGTTCCATCCAGATCGAAGATGACAGCTTTGCTCATGCCAGCTCTCTCCATTTGACCCATTGCCGAATTGCGTAGTCTTCGCACTGCAAGCAAGGCACGCCGGTCGGTGCGTCACGTCGTGGGCAGGGCAGGGGGCGCGCACGCCCCCTAGCATAAGCAGGGCAAACTCACACAGCCAGCGCGCCACTGTTGTAGCGTTTTGCCATTTCATCAAGATCAATGGGCACGATCTTGGAGGCGTTGCCGGCCGTCCCAAACCGTTCGAACCGGTCTAGGCAAAGCTTCTCCATTTCTTCCATCGCGGGGATGGTAAACTTCCGGGGATCGAATTCGGTCGGATTTTCCTGCGCCACCTTGCGGAACTGGCCGGTGATGGCCATGCGGTTGTCGGTATCGATATTGACCTTGCGCACGCCCGATTTGATGCCCCGCTCGATCTCTTCGACAGGTACGCCATAGGTCTGGGGAATCTCTCCGCCAAACTCATTGATCAGGTCCTGAAGATACTGCGGCACCGAGGAGGAACCGTGCATCACCAGATGGACATTGGGGATTTTGGCGTGAATCGCTTCGATCTGACTGATCGCCAGGATATCGCCGGTGGGCTTGCGGCTGAACTTGTAGGCGCCGTGGCTGGTGCCGCAGGCGATGGCAAGGGCATCCACTTGTGTTCTTGCCACGAAATCCTTCGCCTGATCGGGATCGGTCAGAAGCTGTTCCTGGGTGAGCTTGCCAACGGCGCCGGAGCCATCCTCTTCTCCTGCTTCGCCGGTCTCCAGCGAGCCGAGAACGCCCAGCTCCCCTTCAACCGAGGCGCCGACCCAATGGGCCATGCGCGAGACGCGTTCCGTGATCTCGACGTTGTATTCATAGGACGCGGGCGTTTTCATGTCCGCCTCCAGCGAGCCGTCCATCATTACGCTGGTGAAGCCATGACGGATGGCGGACAGGCAGGTCTGCTCGTTGTTGCCGTGATCCTGATGCATGCAGATCGGGATCTGAGGATACATTTCCACCAGCGCCTGGATCAGGTGCCGCAGCATGACATCACCCGCGTAAGAGCGCGCGCCGCGGCTGGCCTGCAGGATCACCGGGCTGTCGCATTTCGCAGCGGCCTTCAGGATCGCAAGACCCTGCTCCATATTGTTGATGTTGAAGGCGGGCACGCCGTAGCCGTGCTCGGCGGCATGGTCCAGCAGTTGACGAAGAGTGATAAGTGCCATGATTACCTCTTGGGCCGATATCTGGCCGCTTCTGCCGCGCTGGGCTGCCGCAGAGCATCATGCCCTCCGATGGCTCCAGAACGGCTCCTCTGGTGGAAAAGTGATATGTGAGTGCGCCGGATACACCGGCCTTGTAACGGGCCGCAACCCTTTCAGGACCGCCTGCGGCAATTGCGAACATGCCGGGCAGGGCAGGTCGCTGCAGCAGCCTTTGACTGATGGCCGGGTCGTGAAGTCGAAGTGGCAGCCTTTCGAACGCCGTGAGTGTCCCATGCTTTAGGGCCGTCATAAAGGAAGTGAGTGCCGCTTCGGCGCCATGGGCGAATACTTCGCAAAATGACAAGCTCGGCGCGACGGCATTTAGCCTGTTTTTACCGAATCTGATCAGCCTGTTTGTGTGGATCAGCCAAGGGG
It encodes:
- the fba gene encoding class II fructose-bisphosphate aldolase (catalyzes the reversible aldol condensation of dihydroxyacetonephosphate and glyceraldehyde 3-phosphate in the Calvin cycle, glycolysis, and/or gluconeogenesis) gives rise to the protein MALITLRQLLDHAAEHGYGVPAFNINNMEQGLAILKAAAKCDSPVILQASRGARSYAGDVMLRHLIQALVEMYPQIPICMHQDHGNNEQTCLSAIRHGFTSVMMDGSLEADMKTPASYEYNVEITERVSRMAHWVGASVEGELGVLGSLETGEAGEEDGSGAVGKLTQEQLLTDPDQAKDFVARTQVDALAIACGTSHGAYKFSRKPTGDILAISQIEAIHAKIPNVHLVMHGSSSVPQYLQDLINEFGGEIPQTYGVPVEEIERGIKSGVRKVNIDTDNRMAITGQFRKVAQENPTEFDPRKFTIPAMEEMEKLCLDRFERFGTAGNASKIVPIDLDEMAKRYNSGALAV